The region TTTTGTCGCAAAGGATAAAAAATGAAAAATGTATTTAAATTTGGTGCAGTTTTGCTTACGGCAGCTCTTTTTGCTGGATGCGCGAGTGAGAGCTCAAGAGTTGTTGAGTCTCCAAAAGTAGCAAGCTACGGCACAGTTTACAATGGTCAAAAAATTTCGGTTTCGATAGGTCGATTTAATAATCAATCAGCTTACCAAAATGGTGTATTTGCTGATGGTGAAGATAGGCTTGGTAACCAAGCTCAAAGCATTTTGATCACAAATTTACAGCAAAGTGGCAGATTTTTGGTGCTTGATAGATCAAATATGAAAGTGATCAAACAAGAGAGCGAGCTAAGCAAAACCACTCAAAATTTAAAAGGTGCAAGATACGTAATAACTGGTGATGTGACCGAGTTTGGACGAAAAACTACGGGTGATCATCAGCTATTTGGCATACTTGGCAAAGGTAAGCAACAAACTGCCTATTCAAAGGTAAATTTAAATATCGTTGATACCAAAACAGCTGAGGTTGTCTATTCGGTTAGCGGTGCTGGCGAATATACCCTTTCAAACAGAGAGATCATCGGCTTTGGTGGCACAGCAGGATACGACTCTACGCTAAATGGCAAGGTTTTAAGTCTAGCTATTATTGAAGCGGTAAATAATCTAGTAAATGGCATAGAAAGTGGAGCATGGCAAGTAAAATAAGGCTTGCCTGCCTTGCACTTTTTGCACTATTTTTAGCGGGTTGCAGTCATTCAAGTGGCCCAAGATCACTTTATTATTGGGACGGATCATATAGTAGCTCGCTATATAGCTACCTAAATGAAGAGGGCGATACAAACGAGCAAATTTCACGCTTAGAAAATTTGGTGCAGATATCAATACAAAATGGTTACAAGATCGCTCCTGGCGTATACGCACACCTTGGACTTTTGTATCTAAATAATGGAAATTTAGGTGCTGCAAATGCAAATTTTGACAAAGAGGCACAAAATTTCCCAGAGTCAAGGGAGTATATAAATTTCATCAAAGGCTCTAAAAATTTGACTCCAAAAAAAGTAGAGCAAAAAGAGGGAGCAAATAATGAAAAATAGCCTGAAATTTATAGCCTTTGCATTTTTAGCAGTATTTTTTACGGGCTGCTCTATAAAAGAGCCTGAGCCATACGACTACTCAGAATTTTTACAAAAAAGACCTCACTCTATCTTAGTGCTTATGCCAACAAACGATAGCACAGAAATTTCAGGTCCAGCAGCAGTTTTAGCAAATGCAGTCGCGCCACTAAGTGAGGCAGGATACTATGTATTTCCAGTAGCTCTTGTAAATGATACCTTTAAGCTAAATGGCATAACCGAGCCAAGCGAGATCGCGGCAGTGCCACTAAATAAGCTTGATAAAATTTTTCATACAGATAGTGTGCTTTACATAAATATAAAAGATTATGGTACGAGCTATGCGGTCATCTCAAGCTCAACAAAGGTTGTCCTTGAAGCAAAGCTTATCGATATAAAAAGCGGCGCTACTCTTTGGCAAGGTAGTGCTATGGCAGCAGAAGATAGCAGCAGCGGCCAAAGTAGCCTACTTGGCATGTTAGTCTCAGCCGTCATTTCACAGGTGGCAAATACCATCTCAGATAGATCATACGATCTAGCAGTAATGGCAGATGCTTATTTATTTTCAAGAGATTGCCATAACTGCATACTTTATGGACCATATTCGCCGTATTACGGCAAAGATGCACAGCTTCATAAAGATAGATAATTAATGAACACTCATCGTCTTGGGATACTCCTTACTTTAGTTGGCGGTATCCTTTGGGGATTTAGTGGGGTTTGTGGGCAGTATCTATTTTCACTTGGTATAAATTCTGATTTTTTGGTGCCATATAGACTGATGCTAGCTGGCATTGTTATTGTGATTTTTTATGCTTTTAAAGAACCAAGTACCGTTTTTGCTCCGATTAAAGATATAAAGCTACTTGGTGAGTTTTTAGTCTATGCTTTGCTTGGGCTTATGATGACGCAGTACGCCTACTTTTACTCCATTGAGCTTTCAAATGCCGCAGTAGCGACTGTTATTCAATACACCGCGCCAGTTCTCATCCTAGCCGTCATCTGCCTAAAAGAGAAGCGAGCACCAAGACCACTTGAAATTTTAGCTCTGCTTTGCGCGATGCTTGGCGTATTTTTCCTGAGCACACATGCTCAAATTTCATCTCTTGTCATCTCGCCAAAAGCGCTATTTTGGTGCTTAGTTAGTGCCGTTTGTGTTTGTGTTTATAATCTTGCTCCAGCAAGGCTGAATGCTAAATATTCAGTCACTCTCACGCTTGGCTGGGGCATGGTTATGGGCGGAGTAGTGCTTGCTTGTTATATGAGAGTTTGGGATTTTGCTGGGCTTAATGGGATAAATCAATGGCTGGCATTTATTGCTGTTATTACGCTTGGCACCATTTTTGCATTTAGCTTTTATATGATAGGTGTTAAGCTAATAGGAGCAGCAAAAGCTAGTTTATTAGCCTGCATAGAACCACTAAGTGCAGCATTTTTTGGCTACTTTTGGCTTGGAACAAAATTTGTATTTTGGGATTTTTTAGGATTTGCTCTAATAATCTCTTGTATATTTTTACTATCAAAAAGAGAAAAAATATGATATTTCTAGCACAAACTGATACGACAGCTGGCTTTTTAAGTAAAGATTATAAAGAGATAAATAAGGCCAAAATGCGTGATGAGAATAAACCTTGTCTTATCACGACGGCAAAATTTAGCGTTTTAAATGAGCTTGTTAGAGTGCCAAAAAAGTATAAAAATTTTATACGCCGTTCAAGAAAAACTACATTTTTGTATCCAAATTTAAAGGCCATTAGAGTCGTAAAAGAGTGCGAGCACGAAAAATTTTTAGCTAAATTTGACTGGCTTTATTCAAGTAGTGCGAACAAAAATGGACAAAATTTTAATGAAGCTTGGGCTATGAGCGTGGCCGATGAAATAGTAGATGATCATTTTTTCGAAGATACTCCATCAAAAATTTATAAAATTTCTCGAAAAAAGATAAAGCGTTTAAGATAACTAGTGAATTTATACAGCCACCACCTTTTTAAACTCATCTAAATTTTTTAGCGCTTCATCTATGCCAATCAGCCAAAATTCGCACTTTGTCGTATCTTTTTTAAAGTGTTTTTTCATTAGCTCTTCCACGCTTTTTGTGCCACACTCTATTAAAAATTGTTTATAAATTTTGCAAAATTTTGCTTCATCTTTTTTAAACTCACTTAGAAAGAATTGTGATAGCAGATAACCGACGCTATAAGGATAGTTGTAGATATAGTTGTCTGTTTTATAAAAATGTAATTTTTTGCTTTCTTGCTTGTAAAAGTCTCGCTCTGGCAAGCATTTTTAATCTACTTTTAGCTTTTTAGCGATATGATTCCGCAAATTTTAACAAAGGAAACAACATGAAAACTCTTGTGATTTTATCGCACCCAAATCTCGCCGCATCGCGCGTAAACAAAGCCTTATCTCAGGTAGCAAAGGCCGCAGCGGACGCTAAGGTGCGGCATTTGGAGGGGCTTTACGGCTTAGATATCGC is a window of Campylobacter concisus DNA encoding:
- a CDS encoding CsgG/HfaB family protein; the protein is MKNVFKFGAVLLTAALFAGCASESSRVVESPKVASYGTVYNGQKISVSIGRFNNQSAYQNGVFADGEDRLGNQAQSILITNLQQSGRFLVLDRSNMKVIKQESELSKTTQNLKGARYVITGDVTEFGRKTTGDHQLFGILGKGKQQTAYSKVNLNIVDTKTAEVVYSVSGAGEYTLSNREIIGFGGTAGYDSTLNGKVLSLAIIEAVNNLVNGIESGAWQVK
- a CDS encoding DUF4810 domain-containing protein, which codes for MASKIRLACLALFALFLAGCSHSSGPRSLYYWDGSYSSSLYSYLNEEGDTNEQISRLENLVQISIQNGYKIAPGVYAHLGLLYLNNGNLGAANANFDKEAQNFPESREYINFIKGSKNLTPKKVEQKEGANNEK
- a CDS encoding DUF799 domain-containing protein, with product MKNSLKFIAFAFLAVFFTGCSIKEPEPYDYSEFLQKRPHSILVLMPTNDSTEISGPAAVLANAVAPLSEAGYYVFPVALVNDTFKLNGITEPSEIAAVPLNKLDKIFHTDSVLYINIKDYGTSYAVISSSTKVVLEAKLIDIKSGATLWQGSAMAAEDSSSGQSSLLGMLVSAVISQVANTISDRSYDLAVMADAYLFSRDCHNCILYGPYSPYYGKDAQLHKDR
- a CDS encoding DMT family transporter; translated protein: MNTHRLGILLTLVGGILWGFSGVCGQYLFSLGINSDFLVPYRLMLAGIVIVIFYAFKEPSTVFAPIKDIKLLGEFLVYALLGLMMTQYAYFYSIELSNAAVATVIQYTAPVLILAVICLKEKRAPRPLEILALLCAMLGVFFLSTHAQISSLVISPKALFWCLVSAVCVCVYNLAPARLNAKYSVTLTLGWGMVMGGVVLACYMRVWDFAGLNGINQWLAFIAVITLGTIFAFSFYMIGVKLIGAAKASLLACIEPLSAAFFGYFWLGTKFVFWDFLGFALIISCIFLLSKREKI
- a CDS encoding Sua5 YciO YrdC YwlC family protein, producing MIFLAQTDTTAGFLSKDYKEINKAKMRDENKPCLITTAKFSVLNELVRVPKKYKNFIRRSRKTTFLYPNLKAIRVVKECEHEKFLAKFDWLYSSSANKNGQNFNEAWAMSVADEIVDDHFFEDTPSKIYKISRKKIKRLR